ATCGATGCCCTGCTGAACGCCGGACTGGAGGAGATCCATCCGGTGCTCGGCTACGGCGCCGCCGAGGTGGAAACCTTGCTGGCCCGGCGCTACGGCAGCGAGCGGGTACGACCCGTATTCAATCCCTTCTTCGAAGTGGCGGACAATCTCGGCAGCTGCTGGATGGCCCGCGACAAGATGACCGAGGATTTCCTGCTGCTGAACGGCGACACCCTGTTCGAACCCGGCGTCCTGACCCGCGTGCTCAATTCCCCCCGGGCCGACATCATCCTGGCGGTGGACCACAAAGCCCATTACGACGACGATGACATGAAGGTACAACTGGACGGCGACCGCCTCCAGGCCGTCGGCAAGGACCTCACGCCCTCCCAGGCCAACGGCGAATCCATCGGCATGGTGTTGTTTCGCGACGCCGGTCCCGCCATCTTCGCCAATGCCCTGGAAGATGCGGTGCGGGACCCCACGGGACTGCGGCGCTGGTACCTGTGGGTCATCAATTCCCTCGCCCGCTCGGGCGCGGTGGGTACCTGCTCCATCGCCGGCCTGCGCTGGGCCGAGCTGGACTTCCCCAAGGATCTGGCGGACATGGAGGCCCTGGTGGGTGCCGAAAGCGATATGAGCGCCGGCGCCGCGGGCTGAACATTGTTCGATTGTTCAATTTGTTCGACTGGCCTTCTTCGGACTTGGCGAGAGATCCGTTCCGCATAGCCCTGCGAAATTTAGAACGACTTTGCCCTGGACACCTCCCTGCGCCACTCGACAGGCTGAATTTCTCAGCGTTTTCTCAGGTCCCCCGCGCCCGTACGGCTTCGTCGCTGATCTGTTGCGGAGACGCGTCGTGCCCGCCCGCCGGGGCAACGCCGCGACGCGCCAGCGTGGCCTCCACCTGGTGCAGATCCGCCACCGTGTCCACATCCAGGCCGGCCTCCGGCGCCGTCAACTCCACCGCCCTCACCCGCACCTCGAGATGGCGTGACAGGCGCGCCATGGCCCGTTCCACCGACAACCATCCGAGGCCATACTGCATCAGGGCGAGAGGCCCCAGGGCCGCGGCGATGAGGCGCCACGGGCGCTTGCGCCGGGACTCCACACCCTGCCAGTAGCCCACCACCCGACGCCCGGCAGGGGTGGGAAAGGCGAACAGGTTGGTGCCGCAAAAGCCGCCATCGCGAAACCGGGTCACCGTACGGCGCGTGTCCGGAAAGGCCGCCCGGACCCGCTCGTGTCTCACCAGGCCCACCACCGCATCGCCCCCCGACGCCGCCGCCAGGCGCAGAAAGTCATCCACCAGCGCGGGTCCCAGCAGGGCATGATCGGCGGTGGTGATGAGTACCGGATCTGCCCCACCGATCAGGCCCAGACCGGCCATCGCGCTGGCGCTCGGGCCCGTACCCGGCGGCACCCAGTCCACCACCCCGGGCCGGATACGCCCCTGCAAGGCAGCAGATCCCATGACGGCGTCCCGGGTCGGGCCGCACAGCACCACCCGCCCCACGCCGTCACTGCGAGCCAGGGCGTCGAGCACCCGCAGCACCATCGGCACCCCGGCCACTGGGGCCAGGGCCTTGCACGGCGTGCCGGCCGCCCCCGCCACGGCATCCCCCGGACCGCGATCGCCGGCCAGGACCAGGGCCGCAAAGGGCGTCACGCCGTCACCGGACCGCCCGGTCCCGGCCCGGGAAGATGCCGTTGGTAGAGCCGATAGCGCTTGTAGATCCGACCGCCAAAGGATTCGAGGATGGTGCGCACGCCGGTGTTGTGCTCCAGGATCCAGGACAGTTCCACCCCCCTGATGCCGCGCCGCACCAGGGCCGCCTGCACCGCCGCGATCACCCCCATGGCCAGGGCCGCCCCCAGGGGCCCGTGCTGATGTTCTCGCCGCACCCCCATGAGGGGAACCCGGCCCTGGCGGGGACGATTACCCCCGAGGCGCCACAGCAGCCGCGCCCATCCCAGGGGCAGCAGGCGACCGTTCAGGTCACGGATGGCGTGGTTGAGGTCCGGCATGGCGACGACGAATGCCGCGGGCTCGCCGTCCAGTTCGGCGATCTGGATGAGATCGTCAGGCAACAGGAGCTTGAGGGTCTGGCCCAGGTCGTCGAATTCCGCCTCGGTAAAGGGCACGAAGCCCCAGTTGTCCGCCCAGGCATCGTTGAACAACTCCCGTAACGTAGCCAGTTCCATCTTGAACTCGCGGCGCCGCAGGGTGCGGACGCGAACCCGCCGGGAGAAACGCCGCAACACCGCCTCCATGGCCCGGGGATGGACGAAATCCGTATGGATCCAGTAGGCCAGCAGGTCCACCGCACCCTCATAGCCCCGATCTTCGAGATGGCGGTCGTACCACGCCCCGTTATGGGGCATCATCACCACCGGCGGATGCTCGAAGCCCTCCACCAGCACCCCGCACTCCTGGTTGATGGAGAAACTAAAGGGCCCCGTGACCCGCCGGGTGCCGCGGGCCGCCAGCCAGGACTCGGCGGCCTGCAACAGGGCCGCGAAGACCTGCGGGTCGTCCACGCCGTCCAGGAAACCGAAGTGTCCCGTATCCTCGCCATGGTGCTGGCGATGGAGGCGGTCCACCTGGGCGCTGATACGCCCCACCGGGCGACCGTCACGCACGGCCAGCCAGCCTTGCCACTCGGC
Above is a window of Gammaproteobacteria bacterium DNA encoding:
- a CDS encoding N-acetyltransferase translates to MPGGVLEVLPLARARDLRAFLRVPQYIHGDDPAWITPLHLERRLHMSARNPYFRHAEWQGWLAVRDGRPVGRISAQVDRLHRQHHGEDTGHFGFLDGVDDPQVFAALLQAAESWLAARGTRRVTGPFSFSINQECGVLVEGFEHPPVVMMPHNGAWYDRHLEDRGYEGAVDLLAYWIHTDFVHPRAMEAVLRRFSRRVRVRTLRRREFKMELATLRELFNDAWADNWGFVPFTEAEFDDLGQTLKLLLPDDLIQIAELDGEPAAFVVAMPDLNHAIRDLNGRLLPLGWARLLWRLGGNRPRQGRVPLMGVRREHQHGPLGAALAMGVIAAVQAALVRRGIRGVELSWILEHNTGVRTILESFGGRIYKRYRLYQRHLPGPGPGGPVTA
- a CDS encoding nucleotidyltransferase family protein; protein product: MTPFAALVLAGDRGPGDAVAGAAGTPCKALAPVAGVPMVLRVLDALARSDGVGRVVLCGPTRDAVMGSAALQGRIRPGVVDWVPPGTGPSASAMAGLGLIGGADPVLITTADHALLGPALVDDFLRLAAASGGDAVVGLVRHERVRAAFPDTRRTVTRFRDGGFCGTNLFAFPTPAGRRVVGYWQGVESRRKRPWRLIAAALGPLALMQYGLGWLSVERAMARLSRHLEVRVRAVELTAPEAGLDVDTVADLHQVEATLARRGVAPAGGHDASPQQISDEAVRARGT
- a CDS encoding phosphocholine cytidylyltransferase family protein; this translates as MNRFISSTVRRVVILSAGQGKRLRPLTDGCPKCALDIGGKTVIERQIDALLNAGLEEIHPVLGYGAAEVETLLARRYGSERVRPVFNPFFEVADNLGSCWMARDKMTEDFLLLNGDTLFEPGVLTRVLNSPRADIILAVDHKAHYDDDDMKVQLDGDRLQAVGKDLTPSQANGESIGMVLFRDAGPAIFANALEDAVRDPTGLRRWYLWVINSLARSGAVGTCSIAGLRWAELDFPKDLADMEALVGAESDMSAGAAG